A window of the Dioscorea cayenensis subsp. rotundata cultivar TDr96_F1 chromosome 14, TDr96_F1_v2_PseudoChromosome.rev07_lg8_w22 25.fasta, whole genome shotgun sequence genome harbors these coding sequences:
- the LOC120275965 gene encoding uncharacterized protein C106.07c — MAFSGRLRELMKKYGKVAIGVHFSVSAASITGLYVAIRNNVDVEAVFQKVGLSSPSPPPSLDSDPTSTSDDRPRNRTAELAASSGGALAVAILLNKALLPVRVPITIALTPPISRFLRKRNLLKNH; from the coding sequence atggCTTTCTCCGGCCGATTGCGAGAGCTGATGAAGAAGTACGGCAAGGTTGCGATCGGCGTCCACTTCTCCGTCTCCGCCGCATCAATCACTGGCCTCTACGTCGCCATCCGCAACAACGTCGACGTCGAAGCCGTCTTCCAAAAGGTCGgcctttcttctccttctcctccgccGTCCTTGGACTCTGATCCGACCTCGACCTCCGATGATCGCCCGAGGAACCGCACCGCCGAGCTGGCTGCTTCGAGCGGCGGAGCTCTCGCCGTCGCCATCCTCTTGAACAAGGCTCTCTTGCCGGTACGCGTTCCCATCACCATTGCCCTTACTCCTCCCATTTCTAGATTTCTCCGCAAGAGGAACCTCCTGAAGAATCACTAA